Genomic DNA from bacterium:
TGCCGACGGGTTCAGGGGGGTTGAGTTGGCCGGTATCCATTCGCACCACGGCGTGAAGATGACGGTGGTCCGCTTCGCCGGCTCCGGCGGCCAGGGCCTGATGACCTCGGGGCGCATCCTGGCCCAGGCGGCGGGGCTCTACGGCGGCCGCACGGTGCTCCAGACCCAGAGCTACGGCCCGGAAGCCCGCGGCGGCGCCGCGAAGAGCGAGGTCTGCATCGCCGACGCCCCCATAGACAACCTCAAGCCCACCCGCATTGACGTCCTGGTGGCCATGAACCAGGCCTCCTGCGACAAGCACTCCGGCGACCTCAAGCCCGATGGCATCCTGGTCGCCGATTCGAGCTTCGTGGACAAGCCCCCCCGCGAGGACGCCTTTTCCTTCCCCTTCACCTTCCACTGCCGCGACACCCTGGGCAACCCCGTGGTGGCCAACATCATGTCGCTGGGGTACATCCTGG
This window encodes:
- a CDS encoding 2-oxoacid:acceptor oxidoreductase family protein, which codes for MAGIHSHHGVKMTVVRFAGSGGQGLMTSGRILAQAAGLYGGRTVLQTQSYGPEARGGAAKSEVCIADAPIDNLKPTRIDVLVAMNQASCDKHSGDLKPDGILVADSSFVDKPPREDAFSFPFTFHCRDTLGNPVVANIMSLGYILVLTEVTSRQALTRALTDNVPQRFLELNLRAFEEGEREGEKARAARAGREGF